TACTATTCACAAGAGTTCTATTCTTTCCCGCGCTCCAAAACTCCAAGGAACCGTAACCAAGTCAGCCTTTCACACCGCTATAGAAAGGGTTGTCGTTCGAGGAAGTCCATTCGCCCTCCTCATCGATGCAAGAAGCCAAACAAGGAATACCAGgtaagtagaaatatttttcccaaCCGGAGATCATTTTATAGAACAATGTTATAATATAAAGTAATTTTATACGAGTCGTATTTATCACGGTGGAAAAAACGTCAGTTAGCAGCATAACCATGCTGTGTGCTCAATGGATCTGAGAGTGTCACATAGTCACATAGTCACTTTTACACATCAACAGATAATCTTTCCACCCACAAGCATTCGGTTAACAATAGAATACATAATTATGACATTTTAGGCTGAGTTTAACCAGTTTTCATTATAGTTTTCTCAGAAAATTcacattaattttcaattatcagttttattttttattattatacttaattataaatttccaggccaaattatttacaaaatataattttaataaaaaattttgagtgtctgttattattgttataattcgAAAGAAAAACCAAGTAATGTTTATTTGCAAAGGTCCTACTTCTCTGGTTTACCTTTACCtgggattttttttctaatggaTCAGGTAGAATTGACCCTagtacgaggcatattttttaagtaagtaccgttttgcgattccgccgccgcaaccccaaggtcgacgttccgcacatgcgcgctggttacctacatctcttgtctatgcactgacgccattacggtgtgattcttcattgtgtacgttgtttactgagtgtttaagatgcctccgacaatcgtgagtcccgccgattgtgaagtatataattatacgatttcttagtgctaaaggcgtaaaaccgatcgatattcatcgtgagatctgtgaagtttacgaacaaaacattatgagtgatggaatggtaaggaaatgggtGAGTGCAGgtgctgcatgacaatgccgGTCCACATGTGggtaatcggaccaaagatctcaacaaatcttttcaatgggaaactctagatcatcctccctacagccctgatctggcgcccagcggCTACCATTTGTTcttgcacttgaagaaacacctgggcggtcagcgtcttcaagacggtaacgaagtcaaaacagttgtgatacagaggttaacaagtcaggcggcagaattttatgaggagggtattcaaaaactggtgccacgttatgacaagtgcctcaatattcccggaaattatgtagaaaagtagattaaggtacaggctttcatgtaaaaataaaattattgcgatatctttgcactttaaattccaaaacggtacttacttaaaaaatatgcctcgtacgACCCTAGTAGAAATATAGAGGAATTAATAGTGGCAATTTCACTTCATCACTAAGGCAGTACAAACCTGGAATTTCTCTGGGAAACTTCAATGCACCACAATATTCGCCAGCAACTCTTCACTCGCTTCAAATCAGTacttcataaatttcttcatcgTTTCTTCACGTGTAATTTCTTGTTGTTCTTCAATTCTTTCATTTGCAATGTTTCGAATCATAGTTGCGTTACGGCTTTGTTGGGAAAGATTCGATCGCCTTGGTCGCGgtatttattaatgataatatcGGCATGATAAGCTAATAGAAACTCGAAACAAACATATCAATCGGTCAACTTctaattgtcaaattttcaatcatattaACCATAGATAACATTATTCTGTGTTAGCTGCGTTTTGTTGTACCATTTTTAACAAATGAAAGGTTAAATTGCTGTTTTGGttaacgaattttttgtttttttgtttgttacgTTTTGTTATACTACATTTTATGTCCTTCTCCTGGTTCGAAGCTACCTCCATATAAAATTTTCAGCCAACTTCTAAAATTAGAGACCATTTAACACTTTATATGCTGCTACGCAGAGTAACAAGGTAacctaaaatatttgattgttttcTCCGGATTTATTAATACTCTGTTAAAATATACGAAGAGCCTAGATGTTGAAAACCATTGTTAAACTGGGCTGCTTGACTAATGGTTAGATGAGTTAGTGGTATGACAACAATTAATTAATTCGTTATATTGGGGTTTGGTTCTTGATATCTAGTACCTCTGACATCCGAATTATTTCGTCTACTTAATATCTTTCCACCAAATTAGGCCAAATAGTTTGTCTTTACTTAATCTTTGTATTATTTGTCTTAGAAGACTCTAACGTTCTCAATCTGAAAGTTCTGATTAAAAAGAATACtaaataatacataatattcTAATTACAATCATCATTTTTCAAGTTAGCAAAATTAATTCTCTTTGTTTCAATAAAGAGTTAATCTTGTAGCAAAACAAAGCGTTCCATATACGcatattgtttatttgttaatcaAATCGGATATCGCGTGACATAGGTAATCTCAACCTGTTAGATTTTAAGCTAGTGTAGACGCGTATCCCTATCGACAgacatatttgaatgatttcaaTTAATTGACAATTGATCCCCGAAACGCCGACACACattgaaacaatatttatcTCCTGTATTTAATGTTTGAGCGATCGTCTAACCCTTTACgtgtttgaaattattgtttgcgCTGAATTTGTTATGTAAATTGCCGCATCTTCAAGCAGGAGAATAATTGAAAGCTTTATCTTGCATAGATTTCAATTCAGATATGATTCACAGTATTACTTTACAAATAAGTACCTTAATGGGGATATAGCCATCACCTTTCTCTTATGAAGactttcatcaaaaaataactACCAGCTTCATCTTCCAAATGCGACAATATTTATTGCTTAATCTTCAAACATTTCAGTTAAGATATGGCAATTAGCTTTTAATTAGCTTTTTTACAAAGACTTCCATCGATATATGGTTTATAGCCGCttattataactttaatttaaataagattcggagttttgttttattaatacttCATCATGTCTGAAAACATTCTCTCACAAAGACCTGCAATCCACAGCTTCGTCTTTCAAAGACTTTGATGGTAATATTATTTACAGCATTATTTTACGAATAAATACTGTGATGAATACATAGTCCACAGGTACTCCCAGATCTTTTTCTTAGAAAGACTTCCATTGAACGATGGATGCACAGCATTACCTCACAAGAACTTCAGTGGAGATATAGTCAACAGATTTTTATTACAATGCCTTCGAAACACGGCCCAAAGCTTCATATTTCAATCAAGTTAACTTTGTGAATATACAGACTTTCATTTGACAAATACTTTCATCAAAACTTGTCCTATAGCTTTATATTTTAGAGACTTTGAGTCTCAACTTTTTTTTACACAGCTGTTTCTTTCAAAGACTTTTATCGAAGCATGACCTAAAACTTCATCTTTAAAATACTTCTATTGAAACATAGGCCCCAGCTGAATATCTTAAGTGTCTTTAATGGCGATTTGATTCACAGCTGTATATCATACAATAACTTTAATTCAGATGTCACGCACAACATACTTAATGActacaaaaattaaatcttgTATAACCGGTACGCCAATGATTAAACATACTTCAGTAACATGGATATTGTTTGTTAATAGTTTATCTGAAATTGAACATCTATTTCCCTTTTGCACGTTAGGCTACAAACATCGGTGGAATTATCGATTGTAGGATGTTGACAGATTTTGATATAATCGAGAGTGCGAAGCACCTTTATagtgaaatttaatatttaaagcCGAACAGAAGCCATTTtgcaaaacaaattattgatcATTAGGAATGGACATGAATAAATTTCATGTATTAGAACTGTAcaataaatacaaaagaaaGACCAACTTGATAAAGTTAGTTGatcatacaaatatattatacaggttGTGGGCACCTGTCGTTTATGATAATTAAAAACCAACTACCTTATTCATACCTCTGACGATGAAAAGTAAACGACAGTGACATCAAAGTCAACATCCCACGACCTCTCCTATGCGAACAACTTGATTCTGATTCACTTTCACTACGTTGAAGTAGAGTCAACCAAAGAAATATTCGATATGTATCAAATTCTCTATAACGTTCAGAAACAGTAGTTTAATTAATTCAACAAATATGACCACgttgattcaaaaatattgtcTTTAAAACAGAGTATTGTGTAGtactttagtaaaaatataaGAGACATACGAGAGATTATCAGAATTAAGTAGATGGATCTAAAAGCAATGGTAGATGATGACAGATTTGCGACGTGAGATGGAAACTAGTTTTTTTAGGCGCTTGCATCCGATTATAAAGCCATACACCAGGAACCTTCCGAAAGTTGATTCATAGATTTCACTAGAGGAACATTTCTGCcctttcttttgaaaataaaaactgttcTCTACTTGTCTGCTAAAAATCATGAAATCGAGAAGAGTGTGAAGTTGGGTCGTGTTTGGTTGTGATGACCGAATATTTATGAGACTACTAAACATCCTTGATAGTTATAAAGATGTCTGATAGGATTCTAAAAGGTCTATATGCGTATTTTTGTGTAAACATCGATCTTTCAGTTGAATATATGTTAGcttgtttctgtaaaaaaactgattaatgATAAAGTCAAAGTTTGAAGCTCTTACTGTGAATCAATTAATACAGAATGGagaaatatattatgaaaactCAAAATGACATAATTGCTTGGTAAAAATTGGAGGCTTGAATTAAATGTGATAAAGAAGTAATTGGATATCAAACTAATGCGTTTTTGTCAACCTCTAGGGCAAAACTTCTACGTGAGGAACgctatccaaaaaaaaatattcgtagataaaaaaaatgaaaatggtgCTCATCTTGATATCACATAAAAAATACACGTTTGAGTTGACAAATGTCAAATGAAACTGATTTTTACTCTAAATAAAACCTTTAGTAATGAGCTTTTGAGTTTAAAGCAGTAAACATAGAAAATTCGGCATCACAAGAATTAGATGTCGAAAATATCGGTAATATACGATATGTTTTGATTTCAGtgtagaatatatataaaagaaatgaatttctaCGAGGGTTGGCTTTTCAAGTTTTACAATCGAACTATAGGTTAATGAGTAGGAGCAGGACGTTTGTTGTTGAGAAGCCAGTGGCAATTTAGAAATTGAGTAAATTTTCGATAGTGAACgtttaaaaaagcaaatttgtacaaaaattcaaatcaccTGTGAAGGCTTAAagtgaataatatttaatgattttaaaaaatgccTTACTGAATAACCCTATGCATAGAATCGCTTAGTGCAGCTTTTAGTAGCACCATCAGAGAAGACTGTTTACAATTAGTATGCAGAATTTCGTCATGGTCGTGCGTCTATCAGTGATAAGTGTCAGCCAAAATCGGTTGTTATTTCAAGAAACATCAACGCTATGTACAACATGATCAAAGAAAATCGGCATGAGAGTTACATATAGATACAGGCGCTTCTTAGGATATCGTAGACTGCAATCGTGCAATTGTTCTATATTAATTCCGCATGCCTGCCCCTAAAAAGTACGTCAAACAACTAAAAGTTTGgagaaaacatcgaattaaggTCTCATTGCCCATAATCACTCGATTTATTACCTAATGACATCATTCTAAGAAGCTGTTAAACACTTTCAAAACCATGTTTCTACGATATCAGCTTCATAGTGCAAAAATGTTTCCAGGAACACATTTGTATAGAAATCAGTGAGTAGATTTCGTAGCTTAATGACGACGTATTAATTTTTACCGGTTTTCCACGGATTCGTCTGATAAAAAAGAGTGTTAGTTGTGAACGAAGCTGTGTTGAAGACAGCTCTGGTGTCTTGGTGAACTGGATAAGATCTAAGGTGAGTAAATCTCGTAAATTCGTTACCGGtcgaattttatattcaaagctatttgacattttattaattaaaacccAAGATCAAACGTATTTTTGGAGTGACTTGTACTATCTCAAAGCTTAACTCACCTCATAGGAGCTATCTTACTTGGAGATTCTCAATATCGCATCGTATATTTAATTCTGtttcactttttgtaaaaactttgtACATTCTTGAATCATGTCACTCTATCtatgaatatttattcttcTGCGTTTGAGAAACCTTAAGAAGAAGTTCGAAATAGATCCCTAGTTTGCTACCAAAGATACTTTATAAAATTGTATTCACACATGGCTAAATCATTCTCCTATGTTTTTCTATCTACTATCTAGcaagtaattcaattttttcacacATAAACCATCTCATTTTAGATCCGAGCAGTTTTCTCTTTCTAAAATAGCAAATACATAATAGCTTCCGAGACTTTTTCTTCAAGCCTTAATCCATTTTAGATGTGACAAAATTCATTGTTTACTCTTCAactctttattaatttatttagttaaaatCATATAACTTGCATAACTTGTATGAATAAGTTATCTGCACTGGATAATTGGATAATTCGAGATTTTGTGTAGCTTAGGGTTTAGTCACCCAAACAAGCAATATACTCATATGGAACTCTTTTCTAATTGGTAACATTGCCGAGTGGTGAAGCAAAGATGAATAAAATGAACTGAATGATTCTGGTATAATTGAAATGGTATTTGATCCAAATAAAAGAAGATGATAGTGCTGCGACTGAACCAGTTATGACTCCCACGGATGGACTGGTGGTATTGGAGGCAGTGCCACTTAGACGATGTTATGACATAACTGCAAAAATACGATGTTCTACTTCAAAGCAGAAAACCTTGGacagttttttgaatttgaaaatgtcTTTCTTCTAAAACTGTTAATGTATGTATGCAGTTCAATATCTACACATTAAATTTGACTTCGTTATGAATCCGAGTCCCAATTACCTCTACCATCAtatcaaatgattattaaaatggagtttCCACATTCAGGATTACGATAACGGAATAAGGGGTTGCTATCTTTTTTAAAGATTATTTTACTAGTACATGCGTTTCTATTATTATACGATTgaagaaatactttttttttcattggttACAAAGCAGAACTATTCCTATAATGAGaccaaaataaatttgtttgtattCTGTTTAAAGTTAAAATAACGTATGATAGAGCACAAAATAAGGGTAAATTGAATCAATCAACTTGACCGTGTAAGGATTCATGTAAAAACGTAAAATTCGCTACAaatcaaaaagaatttttcaattccattaCAACCAATATTTACTTGGTCCACCCACTTGTTCTTGCAAATTccttttaagtattttttagtAGATTTCTTGTTTTTAATCCAATAGTATAGTTGATTTCGCGAGGTGTTGTTTTTATAGTTCACAAAATGTTTAAGGGTTTCTTAGTAATTTGTTTGAGTGTAGTATTTGTAGAAAGTCATCCGACTATGTATCGTATGAATGACAACAATGCCTTAGAACCAGGTATGTGTGTCAAGGTTATAAccttttattttgttgaaacgaatttttgattatattaaaagACGATTGTTTATAGAGttagttttgttattataatattaatataatttacaataaataatttgtatagttttttataaatttctataataGAATATCAACTGAGATTAATTAACTACAGAGTGTTCCTGGACTTGATGCTTAAAATATTCTCATATGAcgcctcgtttctgagttataggcctttaaatttaaattgtgtGTTCGACagaacaaataataattcacactactatctgaagaccATGGCGGCTCATGTTCAATCCGTAagttttacagggacaacctgtacaatctaaagatagcaaaaattaatttttcaattgatttttaacaaaaaggtactggtttaacttgataaaatttatgactTAGGAGATATGTgaatttttagatcgttgtacgtGTCATGTAAACAGTtagccataaagagacattctgaaaaaaattgtcataaattgtcaattttatgCACTACGTTTCAGggatgatattttttataggaAAGACCTCATACGAGTAATCACCTCCtaaattttgtcgcatgaatttggAAATACCACTACTCATTGTATAAACGGCgattacatttatttataatcatcTAAACTGTTATAATCGACACAATCGACAAAATGATTTAAGATAGAATGAGAAAAATAGGACTATATAAGAGCAGGAAAGGTACAAATAGACAGAAAAAGATCGAGagaatttaaaagaaacaagAGAAAAACTATGACTTGGAGTATAATTGGCTACTAGAAACATGAAGAGGATCTAATAATGAAAGGACAAAGAATAGATAGAGTGATCACATTTGATTCCCTGGGAGTCACTTTCTCAAAATATGGAGAAATAGATATAGAAATAGCGAACAAATACTATGCTATAGataagacaattttcaaagaaaaaatatgtgaagATATTCGATTGAAGGTATACGATTAGATAATACTAACTATTTAAATATGTGGAAGTGGAATCTGGCCAATGCACAAAAAGACACAGAATAGAATAACAGTAATAGAGGAGAAATAACTGAGAAAAATATCCTGGAAAATGAAGATGAACAGAATgagaaataaaaccaaatagtTGGAACATTAAGAAAACCATAAAGCCTAATAATAAAAGTGGCAGATGAAAAAGACATAAGAAAAGAAGGGCCCAAGTAATCTTGACTAAAACAAGTAGCACAAGGGAAAAGGGAAAAacaatacaacaaataaataaagcaGTAAAAGTAGGAAGTAAAAACTGAAACCTCAACACTTTGACGCTAGAAATGGTAGAAACTTTTAGAGAAAAAAGGACAGAAGTTGAATTATAATCGCAATCACAATTATCCCATCTTCTAATTCTTCAATTTTCGTCTCCATTTTGATCCCGACTAAGAATTTCTTCAGCTTTTAATCGTACTACAGGGCTATTACACCATTAAGTTTCCagattataattttgatttgtaagaaaaaagtgacagccattaaagtgaagctacttttgttattatcaaaacaatttcgtgtttTGATTTATctttgcttcttgatgaaacaaaaatactgtacaagctaagcaatggcttcaaaagtgttatcctgactgattacattgatgaataaaatcgatttttggcaaaaaatgtgtttttctcaGTTAATCACACGATATAGTGAGTGATGTTAATTgcctaatttttttgtattaagaTTTTACAATTCGGTGGAAAGTTAGTTTATCATGCTTATGTAAAATTTGTCTTTATCATCTATTCGTGTAAAAATTGTATCATTCATATAActttataaaattcgaacaaTCAGTCTTCTACGTTTttcgttcaatattttttaaaatcgttaataatttaTTGCGGAGCAGTAGTCACTTATGTTGTAAATTcactaattaatatttaaaagaaattgattcCTCGATTCCTTATTTTCATTGCAGCATATAATTTTCAAGCTTTCTTTCCTTCACTACAATTAATCATCGGGCTCCAATTTATAACCACCCAGATGGAACGAAGACTTGATATTAAATTTAACACAACCAGCCTTTGACAGAAGCGAAAAAAGGTAGAAGCATCTTTAGAACTTATctcaattttgtttaaataaactagAAGTTgctttaaacaataaaaaatatttcagcaGTAACTTTTTACAAAACATTTATCAAATCGAACCTGTTATGAAGGTAACCTCTCACACATCTTTCTCTGAACTAAGTGTATTCGACCCCCTTAAAACTATTCACAAAGTTAAGACTCCGAAAATATGAGGTTAGTGAACAAGTTAGCGAGCTCAAATTTCAATCAACCTCTCATTCATTACAGTTTAAGTAAAAATTCAAAGTAGTGGATTAGTGTTAAAAACCAGTCCCTGAtcatttacattgaaaaattagtaatacTCAGAAACCGTAATGTTTATCTGAGAGAATCAGAATTAACAGCTCATTGCTACACTCTCATAAACTGATCCAAGTAACGATTTTATAGGGATATTTGTACAGTTTATAAATTGCGCAAATGTTGTTATATtccattttctcaaaatttatacgaatatggaacaaatacataattttttaacttCAATTCTCGTTTGATATCCATTTTGTATAAAACTGGTTGTCGAGgagtaacctaacctaaccatgtCTTGATTGCACTGCTCTGGCCATTGAGGCACTCTCAATACGCGCAAAATCTCATGTGAACAAAATACAGTTGTGAATTATCTATGAAAAATACGTTCTCTAAGTTTATTGATTTGctgtttattattttcagtactCGTACCTATTTCTTCAACTGTTATACCTCTACCAGTGTACAAATTGACCTATGGAATAGAAGCTGGATCGCCCAAccacaaaattaaaaaaccagAAGGACCAATTTATTTAGAAACaggtttgtattttttttcacaaataaagaAAGGATTATTTAGATAGTACTTGAAACATTAACCACTCCTCTCCAATTGAAAACATTCGaagattaatttcattttttatgttccAAAAGTTCTATAGAAATCTAAGtgaagaatataataaatgatatattcattatatgtAGAATGTGCCACTTAACTAATTTAAAGTCTCAGTCAAAGCCCAAACATGACATAGTTTGGActttaaattaacaatttacTTCAAATCTGAGTGAGACTAATTTAGTCAAGCAAACTTCCTTTAGATATCAGAATTCCCAAGTTTTCAGCAGTAGAAggataattatttaatatcaatGTTTATTGTTCGAATGTAGTCataagtgaaataaaaaattaatctttgTTCCAATACATTATGACATTTATTATTGCACATTACGTTAGATCCTTTACATCGTGCCGATTCTTATATTTTCAGCGTAATAATcgaattttaaattattgtctTTTAGTATCATAGTGACTCTTCTAATTAAACTCCTTACAAACAGCAACTGTTCGATTACAAATCAAACACAGTGGTTTACCTttccattctatgaaaaaatatgcaataggcttgtttccactaagaataaatcggatggttttgagtttctaatgattaaccatgatatatgtaatatgtaagTACTCGTATTATgtaaagaacaaaaaatgtcttatttaattagcagttaccagtcagagagtcgcatttacccactgtggaatgaaaataattaactgAATTTGAGGTTAGCGtatacaaagtttcaataacttaaatttaattaagtcctaatattttatatgttatgtTTGGTATATTATGTAGATTTTGCAAAATTCATTCCTTttactatacatttataaatatatacatcaaGTATTGTTTGatacttacattaaaatgatcttcacagaaataatttgtggaattagTTGATAAAGTAAGAGCATATTGCCCCTTTGCCATTTTTAACCACTTTCTtcgtatttctttatttgtcTGGCGTTTTTATCGTTATACTTTCACATTGAGGcactatacagtatttataatacgaggaatccattatttattaaaaaaacacacaattgactgtcataaacaaacagctgtttcgcgaggtgtgacgtcattcaagacgccatgacagtCTTGGCCTTTTTAGCGGCCAATTTCAagtttatttctaaaaacttaaaatactaacgtaaaaaacctatttttcttaaaataatatctatatttatttttgaggtgaaatagataataataattcacaaattttctCAACTAGCCTATTTCTCATTCAGATTGAAAAACTCTACACTCACTATCAATTTAACGTCATGccaaaattgtattaattatgGAACTCGACACAACAATTATGGATATCGCACGCTCACGGcacaaacaaatgcacaataCCTTCACAGTCActacttcgcagtacaattaaaatccttctccaaccgtatcgcttcgattacaCGACTCATCTGACTCAGG
This genomic interval from Diorhabda sublineata isolate icDioSubl1.1 chromosome 7, icDioSubl1.1, whole genome shotgun sequence contains the following:
- the LOC130446611 gene encoding uncharacterized protein LOC130446611, encoding MFKGFLVICLSVVFVESHPTMYRMNDNNALEPVLVPISSTVIPLPVYKLTYGIEAGSPNHKIKKPEGPIYLETVHTKKKPIPLTKSKPSTSPSSTKVA